A genome region from Crossiella equi includes the following:
- a CDS encoding alpha/beta fold hydrolase, whose protein sequence is MSRPSRARRTWSLVAVVALLVAGGGGALWWSRQDEAKPPVAQRELKLDVVDGPQKNEAVQLDATLYVPERTPAPAVIVAHGFGGNKNSVAVESRELAERGFVVLAYSARGFGASTGQIALNAPDYEVEDGKQVIDWLARQPEVSKDGDNDPRVGVTGGSYGGALALMLAGHDRRVDAIAPVITWNDLNQALLPNAGSTQPLAAGTPAQGAFAADGVFKRVWAGLFFSAGLGPASVAGGEPRGEAPEPGSTTSVQPEPSPGAGESGQGPGGAGQGQAGRQAPPQGELTCGRFRPEVCAAYREAATTGRASQATVDLLSRSSPASITSGIRVPTMLVQGEADTLFGLDQADANARQIAAAGGKVKTVWYAGGHDGGAPGPSLRGEIGDWFDFHLAGRGTDPGAGFSYAVQGSFRRTGGPSVRTVAASAYPGLPGGTEATQQRRLPLTGQDMPVLNPAGGNPAALSGMPGLTGRVGGGSGSSALAQNLAVDIPGQFAAFTTEPMAEQVVIAGSPQVRLRVAGVPGQPNPGEAVLFVKLYEVAKEGQRTLAGGAVAPVRVKDLPQDGSPVEVTVTLPGVVRPVAEGNRLAVVAATTDQAYAAAVDPAVYRVGLAGDSALAVPVVPGTRSATVVPWGTLAGIGGVLVVAAIAAAVAAFRRRRADDVDPDLLDTPLVIRDLTKSYPGRLTAVDGLSFTVRRGMVLGLLGPNGAGKTTTLRMLMGLVQPSAGEIRVFGHLVHSGAPVLSRIGSFVEGSGFLPHLSGTANLHLYWAATGRPVEEAKFEQALEIAGLGTAVRRKVGTYSQGMRQRLAIAQAMLGLPDLLVLDEPANGLDPPQIHHMRDVLRRYAETGRTVVVSSHLLAEVEQTCSHVVVMHRGRLVAEGEVAEIVAGGGEATFRVDRPEEAALALKAVEGVGEVGAEGTLVHADLGALPRSVAVTALVAAGIAVEQVGPRRRLEDAFLQLVGEETVQ, encoded by the coding sequence GTGTCCCGGCCCTCCCGAGCCCGCAGGACGTGGTCCCTGGTCGCCGTGGTCGCCTTGCTCGTGGCAGGCGGCGGCGGTGCGCTGTGGTGGTCACGACAAGACGAGGCGAAGCCACCCGTCGCGCAGCGCGAGCTGAAGCTCGACGTCGTCGACGGCCCGCAGAAGAACGAGGCCGTGCAGCTGGACGCCACGCTGTACGTGCCCGAACGCACCCCGGCGCCCGCGGTGATCGTCGCGCACGGCTTCGGCGGCAACAAGAACAGCGTCGCGGTCGAGTCGCGTGAGCTGGCCGAGCGCGGGTTCGTCGTGCTCGCCTACTCCGCCCGCGGCTTCGGCGCCTCCACCGGCCAGATCGCCCTCAACGCCCCCGACTACGAGGTCGAGGACGGCAAGCAGGTCATCGACTGGCTCGCCCGCCAGCCCGAGGTCAGCAAGGACGGTGACAACGACCCGAGGGTCGGTGTCACCGGCGGCTCCTACGGCGGCGCGCTGGCCCTCATGCTCGCCGGGCACGACCGCCGTGTCGACGCCATCGCCCCGGTGATCACCTGGAACGACCTCAACCAGGCGCTGCTGCCCAACGCCGGGTCCACCCAGCCGCTGGCCGCCGGGACGCCCGCGCAGGGCGCCTTCGCCGCGGACGGCGTGTTCAAGCGGGTGTGGGCCGGACTGTTCTTCTCCGCCGGGCTCGGCCCGGCCTCGGTCGCCGGTGGCGAACCGCGCGGCGAGGCCCCGGAGCCGGGGTCGACGACCTCGGTCCAGCCGGAACCGTCGCCCGGTGCCGGGGAGAGCGGCCAGGGCCCCGGTGGCGCGGGCCAGGGCCAGGCCGGCCGGCAGGCGCCCCCGCAGGGTGAGCTGACCTGCGGCCGGTTCCGCCCCGAGGTGTGCGCGGCCTACCGCGAGGCGGCCACCACCGGCCGCGCCTCCCAGGCCACTGTGGACCTGCTCAGCCGTTCCTCCCCCGCCAGCATCACCAGCGGCATCCGCGTGCCCACGATGCTGGTGCAGGGCGAGGCGGACACACTGTTCGGCCTGGACCAGGCCGACGCGAACGCCCGCCAGATCGCCGCGGCCGGGGGCAAGGTCAAGACCGTCTGGTACGCGGGCGGCCACGACGGCGGCGCCCCCGGTCCCTCGCTGCGCGGCGAGATCGGCGACTGGTTCGACTTCCACCTGGCCGGGCGCGGCACCGACCCGGGCGCCGGGTTCTCCTACGCCGTGCAGGGCTCCTTCCGCCGCACCGGCGGGCCGTCCGTGCGCACCGTGGCCGCCTCGGCCTACCCGGGCCTGCCCGGCGGCACCGAGGCCACGCAGCAGCGCAGGCTGCCGCTGACCGGCCAGGACATGCCGGTGCTGAACCCGGCGGGCGGCAACCCGGCGGCCCTGAGCGGCATGCCGGGCCTGACCGGCCGGGTCGGCGGCGGCAGCGGTTCCAGCGCGCTCGCGCAGAACCTCGCCGTGGACATCCCCGGCCAGTTCGCCGCCTTCACCACCGAGCCCATGGCCGAACAGGTCGTCATCGCCGGGTCCCCGCAGGTCCGCCTCCGGGTGGCCGGGGTGCCGGGCCAGCCCAACCCGGGCGAGGCGGTGCTGTTCGTCAAGCTCTACGAGGTCGCCAAGGAGGGCCAGCGCACCCTGGCCGGTGGCGCGGTCGCCCCGGTGCGGGTGAAGGACCTGCCGCAGGACGGCTCCCCGGTCGAGGTCACCGTGACCCTGCCCGGTGTGGTCCGCCCGGTCGCCGAGGGCAACCGGCTGGCCGTGGTCGCCGCCACCACCGACCAGGCCTACGCGGCCGCGGTGGACCCGGCGGTGTACCGGGTCGGCCTGGCCGGGGACAGCGCCCTGGCCGTGCCCGTGGTGCCCGGCACCCGCTCGGCCACGGTCGTGCCGTGGGGCACCCTGGCCGGGATCGGCGGCGTGCTGGTGGTCGCGGCCATCGCGGCCGCGGTGGCCGCGTTCCGCCGCCGCCGCGCCGACGACGTCGACCCCGACCTCCTGGACACGCCCCTGGTGATCCGGGACCTGACCAAGTCCTACCCGGGCAGGCTGACCGCGGTGGACGGCCTGTCCTTCACCGTGCGCCGCGGCATGGTGCTCGGCCTGCTCGGCCCCAACGGCGCGGGCAAGACCACCACGCTGCGCATGCTCATGGGCCTGGTGCAGCCGTCGGCGGGCGAGATCCGCGTGTTCGGCCACCTCGTGCACTCCGGTGCGCCGGTGCTGTCCCGGATCGGCTCCTTCGTGGAGGGTTCCGGGTTCCTGCCGCACCTGTCCGGTACGGCGAACCTGCACCTGTACTGGGCGGCCACCGGTCGTCCGGTGGAGGAGGCCAAGTTCGAGCAGGCCCTGGAGATCGCGGGCCTGGGCACCGCGGTGCGCCGCAAGGTCGGCACCTACAGCCAGGGCATGCGCCAGCGCCTGGCCATCGCCCAGGCCATGCTCGGCCTGCCGGACCTGCTGGTGCTCGACGAACCGGCCAACGGGCTGGACCCGCCCCAGATCCACCACATGCGCGACGTGCTGCGCCGCTACGCCGAGACCGGCCGCACCGTCGTGGTGTCCAGCCACCTGCTGGCCGAGGTCGAGCAGACCTGCAGCCACGTGGTGGTCATGCACCGCGGCCGTCTGGTCGCCGAGGGCGAGGTAGCCGAGATCGTCGCCGGGGGCGGCGAGGCCACCTTCCGCGTGGACCGGCCCGAGGAGGCCGCGCTCGCGCTCAAGGCCGTCGAGGGCGTCGGCGAGGTCGGCGCCGAGGGCACCCTGGTGCACGCCGACCTGGGCGCGCTGCCCCGTTCGGTCGCGGTGACCGCGCTGGTCGCCGCCGGGATCGCGGTCGAGCAGGTCGGGCCGCGCCGCAGGCTCGAGGACGCGTTCCTGCAGCTCGTCGGAGAGGAGACCGTGCAGTGA
- a CDS encoding antibiotic biosynthesis monooxygenase family protein: MYLTITELLVTPGAEEDFLIAVDKALPQIATAQGCQSVRLVRSTATPDKFVLVSEWDALESHTEGFYRSDAFLAWREAVGDHLREPPRVEHALDIAVATAG; this comes from the coding sequence GTGTACCTGACCATCACCGAACTGCTGGTCACACCGGGTGCGGAGGAGGACTTCCTGATCGCGGTGGACAAGGCGCTGCCGCAGATCGCCACCGCCCAGGGCTGCCAGTCGGTGCGCCTGGTCCGCTCCACCGCCACCCCGGACAAGTTCGTGCTGGTCAGCGAGTGGGACGCGCTGGAGTCCCACACCGAGGGCTTCTACCGCTCCGACGCGTTCCTGGCCTGGCGCGAGGCGGTCGGCGACCACCTGCGGGAGCCACCGAGGGTGGAGCACGCGCTGGACATCGCGGTGGCCACGGCTGGCTGA
- a CDS encoding penicillin acylase family protein, protein MKRFIALASSFALVGAVTVPVAVAAPSAADETQLRATISYTDYGVPHITAPGQAGIGYGVGYAKARDHLCMMAEVFLAASGEMAAFLGDRQTAVAPWGTVESDAHTREVIATREVEQVLAKPAPWGPDRDVRELVRGYAAGYNRYLREGQRTDPACKDAAWVRPVTEMDVFRSYYLGLADGVNRGLYGITTATPPGAPKAKGGPDKAPESVAARGSNAIAVGSQATTDRGGSVLLANPHVPWHGPYSFWQARTTVPGKWDVDGAQLVGSPVTYAGYTKNTAWMNTISAALSYNLYELKLVPGDPTSYLVDGRPEKMIARTFAVPVLGKDGKLSEQSRTIYSTRYGQVLTTFLTSNWRTGSQIRDLPWTTSSAYVLADANFGSLRGLNVPTDYPKARSAKDILRGLTEGDGMPYANTIAVDKDGWALFAGVQAVPHVTDELAARCNTPLGRQFFAEMGLPVLDGSRAACAWGKDRKALVPGTFGPQRMPVLLRKDFVTNSNDSHWLTNPDQQLRLPRIFGVGDSERSARTRMGLLAIHERLAGVDGLGRRGFDLANTMSLSLDNRSSLAEISAKDVTALCRSFPDGRAQTAKGEWVEVGASCTALANWDRRYNVDSRGGALFDEFWTRVNASGVAPWVVPFNVLEPVTTPNTLNVKQPKIRTAFADAVAALAARGVRPDAALGDYQYVRRDGKRLPIHGGRNSAGVYNMINTSRDQAGNVDVGDGTSFLMVVEFDGRGCPEARTLLASSQSSNPLSKHHADQTARFSAKQWLPGLLCAPGQPMGRARQITE, encoded by the coding sequence ATGAAGCGCTTCATCGCGTTAGCATCGAGCTTCGCCCTGGTCGGCGCGGTGACGGTCCCCGTGGCCGTCGCCGCCCCTTCGGCGGCTGACGAAACCCAGCTCCGCGCCACGATCTCCTACACCGACTACGGCGTGCCACACATCACAGCCCCCGGGCAGGCCGGGATCGGCTACGGCGTCGGCTACGCCAAGGCCCGGGACCACCTGTGCATGATGGCCGAGGTCTTCCTCGCCGCCAGCGGGGAGATGGCCGCCTTCCTCGGCGACCGGCAGACCGCGGTGGCGCCGTGGGGCACGGTCGAGTCCGACGCGCACACCCGAGAGGTCATCGCCACCCGCGAGGTCGAGCAGGTCCTCGCCAAGCCCGCCCCCTGGGGCCCGGACCGCGACGTGCGCGAGCTGGTGCGCGGCTACGCCGCCGGGTACAACCGCTACCTGCGGGAAGGCCAGCGCACCGACCCGGCGTGCAAGGACGCCGCCTGGGTGCGCCCGGTCACCGAGATGGACGTCTTCCGCTCCTATTACCTGGGCCTGGCCGACGGGGTCAACCGCGGTCTGTACGGCATCACCACCGCCACCCCGCCCGGTGCCCCCAAGGCCAAGGGCGGCCCGGACAAGGCCCCGGAGAGCGTCGCGGCCCGTGGCAGCAACGCGATCGCGGTCGGCTCACAGGCCACCACCGACCGCGGGGGCAGCGTGCTGCTGGCCAACCCGCACGTGCCCTGGCACGGCCCGTACTCCTTCTGGCAGGCGCGCACCACGGTGCCGGGCAAGTGGGACGTGGACGGCGCGCAGCTGGTCGGCTCCCCGGTCACCTATGCCGGGTACACCAAGAACACCGCGTGGATGAACACCATCTCCGCGGCCCTGTCCTACAACCTGTACGAGCTGAAGCTGGTGCCCGGCGACCCGACGAGCTACCTCGTCGACGGCAGGCCGGAGAAGATGATCGCCCGCACGTTCGCCGTGCCGGTGCTGGGCAAGGACGGGAAGCTGTCCGAGCAGTCCCGCACGATCTACTCCACCCGCTACGGCCAGGTGCTGACCACGTTCCTGACCAGCAACTGGCGCACCGGCTCGCAGATCCGGGACCTGCCCTGGACCACGAGCAGCGCCTACGTGCTGGCCGATGCCAACTTCGGTTCGCTGCGCGGGCTGAACGTGCCCACCGACTACCCGAAGGCCCGTTCGGCCAAGGACATCCTGCGCGGGCTGACCGAGGGCGACGGCATGCCCTACGCCAACACGATCGCGGTGGACAAGGACGGCTGGGCGCTCTTCGCCGGGGTGCAGGCCGTGCCGCACGTGACCGACGAGCTCGCCGCCCGCTGCAACACCCCGCTGGGCAGGCAGTTCTTCGCCGAGATGGGACTGCCCGTGCTGGACGGCAGCCGCGCCGCCTGCGCCTGGGGCAAGGACCGGAAGGCGCTGGTCCCGGGCACGTTCGGGCCGCAGCGGATGCCGGTGCTGCTGCGCAAGGACTTCGTCACCAACTCCAACGACTCGCACTGGCTGACCAACCCGGACCAGCAGCTGCGGCTGCCGCGGATCTTCGGCGTCGGCGACTCCGAGCGCTCCGCCCGCACCCGCATGGGCCTGCTGGCCATCCACGAACGCCTCGCGGGTGTGGACGGCCTGGGCCGCCGGGGCTTCGACCTGGCCAACACGATGTCGCTGTCCCTGGACAACCGGTCCTCCCTCGCCGAGATCTCGGCCAAGGACGTCACCGCGCTGTGCCGTTCCTTCCCGGACGGGCGGGCGCAGACCGCCAAGGGCGAGTGGGTCGAGGTCGGTGCCTCCTGCACCGCCCTGGCCAACTGGGACCGCCGTTACAACGTGGACAGCCGCGGCGGGGCGCTCTTCGACGAGTTCTGGACGCGCGTCAACGCCTCCGGGGTCGCCCCGTGGGTGGTGCCGTTCAACGTCCTGGAGCCGGTGACCACGCCGAACACGCTCAACGTCAAGCAGCCCAAGATCCGCACCGCCTTCGCCGACGCGGTCGCCGCCCTGGCCGCCCGGGGCGTGCGCCCGGACGCCGCGCTCGGCGACTACCAGTACGTGCGGCGCGACGGCAAGCGGCTGCCGATACACGGTGGCCGCAACTCGGCGGGCGTCTACAACATGATCAACACCAGCCGGGACCAGGCGGGCAACGTCGACGTCGGTGACGGCACCAGTTTCCTGATGGTGGTCGAGTTCGACGGCCGGGGCTGCCCGGAGGCCAGGACCCTGCTGGCCAGCTCGCAGTCCAGCAACCCGCTCAGCAAGCACCACGCCGACCAGACCGCCCGCTTCTCCGCGAAGCAGTGGCTGCCCGGCCTGCTGTGCGCCCCGGGCCAGCCGATGGGCCGGGCCCGGCAGATCACCGAGTAG
- a CDS encoding antibiotic biosynthesis monooxygenase family protein codes for MVLEITELLLRPGAEARFGEFAEVTVRGLLAEPGCRSARLSRLVENPSRFVLFVEWETITRTAVPGVCWPEEVGTLFAAPPVRELFTPAGDPCT; via the coding sequence ATGGTGCTGGAGATCACCGAGCTCCTGCTCCGCCCGGGCGCGGAAGCACGCTTCGGCGAGTTCGCCGAGGTCACGGTCCGGGGCCTGCTCGCCGAGCCGGGCTGCCGCTCCGCACGGCTGTCCAGGCTGGTCGAGAACCCGAGCCGGTTCGTCCTGTTCGTGGAATGGGAGACGATCACCCGAACGGCCGTCCCGGGGGTGTGCTGGCCGGAGGAGGTGGGCACGCTCTTCGCCGCCCCGCCGGTGCGCGAGCTGTTCACCCCGGCCGGTGACCCGTGTACCTGA
- a CDS encoding ABC transporter permease has product MSNAELTDREIAADGSIEGYRPGRTLPLRVELARQLRRRRTQVTLALLAVLPIVLLLAFELGASQNARRAGGIVDLATASGQNFVTFALFASSSFLLVVVVALFFGDTVASEASWSSLKYLLAIPVPRGRLLRQKAVVSGILAVAGLVVLPGMALVVGLLFYGAGDMVTPTGESVELADGLSALGLAMLYLMVHLFWVAGLALYLSVSTDAPLSAVGGAALVSIVSQILDQITDLGSLRNYLPTHYSFAWADLLSTDIDWSGMASGVLSALAYGTFFLLLAARRFAHKDITS; this is encoded by the coding sequence GTGAGCAACGCGGAGCTGACCGATCGCGAGATCGCCGCCGACGGGTCCATCGAGGGCTACCGGCCGGGGCGCACGCTGCCGCTGCGGGTCGAGCTGGCCCGCCAGCTGCGGCGGCGCCGCACCCAGGTCACCCTGGCGCTGCTGGCGGTGCTGCCGATCGTGCTGCTGCTGGCCTTCGAGCTGGGCGCCAGCCAGAACGCCCGGCGCGCGGGCGGCATCGTCGACCTGGCCACCGCCAGCGGCCAGAACTTCGTGACCTTCGCGCTGTTCGCCTCCTCCAGCTTCCTGCTGGTCGTGGTCGTCGCCCTGTTCTTCGGCGACACCGTGGCCAGCGAGGCCTCCTGGTCCAGTCTGAAGTACCTGCTGGCCATCCCGGTGCCCCGGGGCAGGCTGCTGCGGCAGAAGGCGGTCGTGTCCGGGATCCTCGCCGTCGCCGGGCTCGTCGTGCTGCCCGGCATGGCGCTGGTCGTCGGCCTGCTCTTCTACGGGGCCGGGGACATGGTCACCCCGACCGGCGAGTCCGTGGAGCTGGCCGACGGGCTGTCCGCGCTGGGCCTGGCCATGCTGTACCTGATGGTCCACCTGTTCTGGGTGGCCGGGCTGGCCCTGTACCTGTCGGTGTCCACCGACGCGCCGCTCTCGGCCGTCGGCGGCGCCGCCCTGGTCTCCATCGTGTCCCAGATCCTGGACCAGATCACCGACCTCGGCAGCCTGCGCAACTACCTGCCCACGCACTACAGCTTCGCCTGGGCCGACCTGCTCTCCACCGACATCGACTGGAGCGGCATGGCCAGCGGGGTGCTGTCCGCGCTGGCCTACGGCACGTTCTTCCTGCTGCTGGCCGCACGCCGGTTCGCCCACAAGGACATCACCAGTTAG
- a CDS encoding TerC family protein translates to MLVPAWLWIATVVGLLALIAIDLVIVDRKPHEVTIGEASRWVVFYVAAAVLFGLGLWYFSGSQYAGEFFAGYITEYSLSIDNLFVFVIIMSTFAVPSIHQHKVLLIGILLALVMRGGFIAVGAALIEQFSWVFYLFGGFLLYVAYKQARQGEGNEEEFKEPKLVGYARKVLPVTKEYQGAKSFVKIDGKRWVTPMFIVMLAIGLTDLLFAVDSIPAIFALTKEPYLVFTANAFALMGLRQLYFLIGGLLNRLVYLHIGLAVILGFIGVKLVFEALASNNLPFLNGGQPIAWAPHIGIEVSLPFIIGVLIITTIASLLKTRGGGKNKDKDEAPANS, encoded by the coding sequence GTGCTCGTCCCCGCCTGGCTGTGGATCGCTACCGTGGTCGGTCTACTTGCTCTCATCGCGATCGACCTGGTGATCGTCGACCGGAAGCCCCACGAGGTGACCATCGGCGAGGCGTCCCGCTGGGTCGTCTTCTACGTCGCCGCCGCGGTCCTGTTCGGACTCGGGCTCTGGTACTTCTCGGGCAGCCAGTACGCCGGTGAGTTCTTCGCCGGGTACATCACCGAGTACTCGCTCAGCATCGACAACCTCTTCGTGTTCGTGATCATCATGAGCACGTTCGCGGTGCCCTCGATCCACCAGCACAAGGTGCTGCTCATCGGCATCCTGTTGGCACTGGTCATGCGCGGTGGCTTCATCGCGGTCGGCGCCGCCCTCATCGAGCAGTTCAGCTGGGTCTTCTACCTCTTCGGCGGCTTCCTGCTCTACGTGGCCTACAAGCAGGCGCGGCAGGGCGAGGGCAACGAGGAGGAGTTCAAGGAGCCCAAGCTCGTCGGCTACGCCCGCAAGGTGCTGCCGGTGACCAAGGAGTACCAGGGCGCCAAGTCGTTCGTGAAGATCGACGGCAAGCGCTGGGTCACCCCGATGTTCATCGTCATGCTCGCCATCGGCCTGACCGACCTGCTCTTCGCCGTGGACTCGATCCCGGCGATCTTCGCCCTGACCAAGGAGCCCTACCTGGTCTTCACCGCGAACGCCTTCGCGCTGATGGGCCTGCGGCAGCTGTACTTCCTCATCGGCGGTCTGCTGAACCGCCTCGTCTACCTGCACATCGGCTTGGCCGTGATCCTCGGGTTCATCGGCGTCAAGCTCGTGTTCGAGGCGCTGGCCAGCAACAACCTGCCCTTCCTCAACGGCGGCCAGCCCATCGCCTGGGCCCCGCACATCGGCATCGAGGTCTCGCTGCCGTTCATCATCGGCGTCCTGATCATCACCACCATCGCCAGCCTGCTCAAGACCAGGGGCGGCGGGAAGAACAAGGACAAGGACGAGGCACCGGCCAACAGCTGA
- the uvrB gene encoding excinuclease ABC subunit UvrB, with product MAEQTPVIAHSEFRPIGDIPRADGRFRMVTDYKPSGDQPAAIAELERRIKAGEEHVVLLGATGTGKSATTGWLIEKLQRPALVLAPNKTLAAQLANELREFFPENAVEYFVSYYDYYQPEAYVPQTDTYIEKDSSTNEEVERLRHSATMSLLTRRDVIVVASVSCIYGLGTPQEYLDRSVRLRVGEEVDRDLLLRALVDVQYTRNDVAFARGTFRVRGDTVEVIPAYEELAVRVEFFGDEIDKLYYLHPLTGQVVKEVDEVRVFPATHYTAGPERMERAIRAIEAELATELARMEKAGKLLEAQRLRMRTAYDIEMMRQVGFCSGIENYSRHIDDRPAGSAPATLIDYFPEDFLLVIDESHVTVPQVGGMYEGDASRKRTLVEHGFRLPSAMDNRPLNWEEFVDRIGQTVYLSATPGTYEMTQARGEFVEQVIRPTGLIDPEVIVKPTEGQIDDLVHEIRLRAERDERVLVTTLTKKMAEDLTDYLLELGIRVRYLHSEVDTLRRVELLRQLRLGEFDVLIGINLLREGLDLPEVSLVAILDADKEGFLRSGTSLVQTIGRAARNVSGQVHMYADKITDSMRHAIDETNRRRAKQTAYNEANGIDPQPLRKKIADILDVVYAEAEDTDTVEIGGSGRNASRGKKATGAAGTPRGTTGLLADRDLKGMPRAELADLIQQLTDQMMNAARELQFELAGRLRDEIADLKKELRGMDAAGVK from the coding sequence GTGGCTGAGCAGACCCCCGTGATCGCACACTCCGAGTTCCGGCCGATCGGCGACATCCCCCGCGCCGACGGCAGATTCCGCATGGTCACCGACTACAAGCCCTCCGGTGACCAGCCCGCGGCGATCGCCGAGCTGGAACGACGGATCAAGGCGGGGGAGGAGCACGTCGTGCTGCTCGGCGCCACCGGCACCGGCAAGTCGGCCACCACCGGCTGGCTCATCGAGAAGCTGCAGCGGCCCGCACTGGTGCTCGCGCCGAACAAGACGCTGGCCGCGCAGCTGGCCAACGAGCTGCGCGAGTTCTTCCCGGAGAACGCGGTCGAGTACTTCGTCAGCTACTACGACTACTATCAGCCCGAGGCCTACGTCCCGCAGACCGACACCTACATCGAGAAGGACTCCTCCACCAACGAGGAGGTCGAACGGCTCCGCCACTCCGCCACCATGAGCCTGCTCACCCGCCGCGACGTCATCGTGGTCGCGTCCGTGTCCTGCATCTACGGCCTGGGCACGCCGCAGGAGTACCTCGACCGGTCGGTGCGACTGCGGGTCGGCGAGGAGGTCGACCGCGACCTGTTGCTGCGCGCGCTGGTCGATGTGCAGTACACGCGCAACGACGTGGCCTTCGCGCGCGGCACGTTCCGGGTGCGCGGCGACACCGTCGAGGTCATCCCGGCCTACGAGGAGCTCGCGGTGCGCGTGGAGTTCTTCGGCGACGAGATCGACAAGCTCTACTACCTGCACCCGCTCACCGGCCAGGTGGTCAAGGAGGTCGACGAGGTCCGCGTCTTCCCGGCCACGCACTACACGGCCGGGCCCGAGCGCATGGAGCGCGCCATCCGGGCCATCGAGGCCGAGCTGGCCACGGAGCTGGCGCGCATGGAGAAGGCGGGCAAGCTGCTGGAGGCCCAGCGGCTGCGCATGCGCACCGCCTACGACATCGAGATGATGCGCCAGGTCGGGTTCTGCTCCGGCATCGAGAACTACTCGCGGCACATCGACGACCGGCCCGCCGGGTCCGCGCCCGCCACGCTCATCGACTACTTCCCGGAGGACTTCCTCCTGGTTATCGACGAGTCCCACGTCACCGTGCCGCAGGTCGGCGGCATGTACGAGGGCGACGCCTCCCGCAAGCGCACCCTGGTCGAACACGGGTTCCGCCTGCCCAGCGCCATGGACAACCGGCCGCTGAACTGGGAGGAGTTCGTCGACCGCATCGGGCAGACGGTGTACCTGTCGGCCACGCCCGGCACCTACGAGATGACGCAGGCGCGGGGCGAGTTCGTCGAACAGGTCATCCGGCCCACCGGGCTCATCGACCCGGAGGTCATCGTCAAGCCCACCGAGGGGCAGATCGACGACCTGGTCCACGAGATCCGGCTGCGCGCCGAACGTGACGAGCGGGTCCTGGTCACCACGCTCACCAAGAAGATGGCCGAGGACCTCACCGACTACCTGCTGGAACTGGGCATCCGGGTGCGCTACCTGCACTCCGAGGTCGACACGCTCCGCCGGGTCGAGCTGCTGCGGCAGCTGCGGCTGGGCGAGTTCGACGTGCTCATCGGCATCAACCTGCTCCGCGAGGGCCTCGACCTGCCCGAGGTCTCCCTGGTCGCCATCCTCGACGCGGACAAGGAAGGCTTCCTGCGCAGCGGCACCAGCCTGGTCCAGACGATCGGCCGCGCGGCGCGCAACGTCTCCGGCCAGGTCCACATGTACGCCGACAAGATCACCGACTCGATGCGGCACGCCATCGACGAGACCAACCGCCGCCGCGCCAAGCAGACCGCCTACAACGAAGCCAACGGCATCGACCCGCAGCCGCTCCGCAAGAAGATCGCCGACATCCTGGACGTCGTCTACGCCGAGGCCGAGGACACCGACACGGTCGAGATCGGCGGCTCGGGCCGCAACGCAAGCCGGGGCAAGAAGGCCACCGGCGCCGCGGGCACCCCCAGAGGCACCACAGGCCTCCTGGCCGACCGAGACCTCAAGGGCATGCCCCGAGCAGAACTCGCCGACCTCATCCAACAACTCACCGACCAAATGATGAACGCGGCCCGAGAACTCCAATTCGAACTGGCGGGCCGCCTCCGCGACGAAATCGCCGACCTCAAAAAAGAACTCCGGGGAATGGACGCGGCAGGCGTAAAATAA